The genomic interval AACAGAAATTTTAATGCGCTCGGTGACGTCTCAATTTGAGCAATACGTAAAACTGAATAAAAAAATCCCACCCGAAATTTTAAGTTCTATCGCCGGCATTGAAGATCCCAGTCGTTTAGCCGACACCATTGCGGCGCACATGGCGTTAAAATTAGAAGAAAAACAAGGTCTTTTAGAAATTCGCAATTTACAAGAGCGCTTAGAACGTTTAATGGCATTAATGGAAGCTGAAATTGATTTATTGCAAGTGGAAAAGCGCATTCGTGGTCGTGTTAAACGTCAAATGGAAAAAAGCCAGCGCGAATATTATTTAAACGAACAAATGAAGGCCATTCAAAAAGAATTAGGTGAATTAGAAGATGCGCCTAATGAATTAGAAATTCTTGAGAAAAAAATAAAAAAAGCCGGTATGACTCAAGAAGCACTTGATAAAGCCTTAGCAGAATTGCACAAACTCAAAATGATGCCACCGATGTCGGCAGAAGCCACAGTTTCGCGTAATTTTCTCGATTGGATCGTCAACGTTCCTTGGAAAAAACGCACGAAAATTAATAATGATTTAAAAAAAGCGGAAAAAGTATTAGAAGCTGATCATTACGGACTCGATCGCGTTAAAGAACGAATTATCGAATATTTAGCCGTGCAACAACGCGTGAAAAAATTACGAGGCCCTGTACTATGTTTAGTGGGACCCCCTGGGGTTGGTAAAACCTCACTCGGACAATCGATTGCCAAAGCTACTGGTCGCAAATATGTGCGCATGTCCTTAGGCGGAGTACGCGATGAAGCAGAAATTCGCGGTCATCGTCGCACGTATATTGGTTCCATGCCAGGAAAAATTATTCAACGCTTAACCAAAGTAGGCGTGCGCAACTGTTTATTCTTACTCGATGAAATCGATAAAATGGCCATGGATTTTCGCGGCGATCCGGCCTCCGCCTTATTAGAAGTGCTCGATCCCGAACAAAATAATACTTTCAACGATCATTACCTAGAAGTTGATTTTGATTTATCGGATATTATGTTTGTTTGCACGGCAAACTCTTTAAATATTCCCGAAGCATTACTCGATCGTATGGAAGTGATCCGCATCCCGGGGTATACCGAAGATGAGAAAATGAATATCGCGTCTCGCCATTTAATTGATAAACAAGTCAAAGCCAATGGCTTAAAGAAAAATGAAATCAACATTACGCCAGGTTCAGTGCAAGAAATTATTCGTTATTACACTCGCGAAGCGGGTGTGCGTGGTTTAGAGCGCGAAATTGCGAAAATCTGCCGTAAAGTCGTTAAACAAATTCTAACCAAACCAGCCAAAAAATTGGAGCGCATTACTCAGCGTAATATTGAAAAATATTTAGGCGTGCGCAAATTCCGTTATGGCATTGCTGAAGAGCAAGATCGAGTAGGCCAAGTCACAGGTCTTGCATGGACTGAAGTGGGCGGTGAAATTTTAACGATTGAAGCTGCAGTGGTTTCTGGTAAAGGTAAAACGACTTTTACAGGCCAATTAGGTGATGTGATGCAAGAATCGATTGAAGCCGCCATGACCGTCGTCCGATCGCGTAGTCGTGCCTTAGGGATCAAAACAGATTTTTATGAAAATCGCGATATTCATATTCACGTACCCGAAGGTGCAACGCCCAAAGATGGTCCGAGCGCCGGTATTGGCATGTGCACGGCAATTGTGTCAGCATTAACTAACATTCCTGTCCGCGCCAATGTAGCCATGACCGGCGAAATTACCCTGCGTGGAGAGGTGCTGCCCATCGGTGGTTTAAAAGAAAAACTCTTGGCTGCATTGCGTGCCCGTATTAAA from Legionellales bacterium carries:
- the lon gene encoding endopeptidase La; this encodes MTNDDDEIVHEISEFPLLPLRDVVIYPHMVIPLFVGRDRSIEALDQATNVDKQIFLVTQQNASDDDPKQDNIFKVGCISTVLQLLKLPDGTVKVLVEGIKRAKIVEFKAYDKYYAAVVEPIQEEMVSERETEILMRSVTSQFEQYVKLNKKIPPEILSSIAGIEDPSRLADTIAAHMALKLEEKQGLLEIRNLQERLERLMALMEAEIDLLQVEKRIRGRVKRQMEKSQREYYLNEQMKAIQKELGELEDAPNELEILEKKIKKAGMTQEALDKALAELHKLKMMPPMSAEATVSRNFLDWIVNVPWKKRTKINNDLKKAEKVLEADHYGLDRVKERIIEYLAVQQRVKKLRGPVLCLVGPPGVGKTSLGQSIAKATGRKYVRMSLGGVRDEAEIRGHRRTYIGSMPGKIIQRLTKVGVRNCLFLLDEIDKMAMDFRGDPASALLEVLDPEQNNTFNDHYLEVDFDLSDIMFVCTANSLNIPEALLDRMEVIRIPGYTEDEKMNIASRHLIDKQVKANGLKKNEINITPGSVQEIIRYYTREAGVRGLEREIAKICRKVVKQILTKPAKKLERITQRNIEKYLGVRKFRYGIAEEQDRVGQVTGLAWTEVGGEILTIEAAVVSGKGKTTFTGQLGDVMQESIEAAMTVVRSRSRALGIKTDFYENRDIHIHVPEGATPKDGPSAGIGMCTAIVSALTNIPVRANVAMTGEITLRGEVLPIGGLKEKLLAALRARIKTVVIPEENRRDLKELPRNIVQDLEIRPVKWIDEVLEIALQHLPDPLPEEAESVEVETPVSGTPNSKEEATSRH